One genomic region from Clostridium saccharobutylicum DSM 13864 encodes:
- the zupT gene encoding zinc transporter ZupT, producing MDNNALFALMLSFLAGISTVFGAVVVLVSKRKNEKAITAALGFSAGVMICVSFTDLFPYAETTLMNCYGKLYGVLLTMFYMLTGMIFAMLIDKLIPHESHKINTTDKKHSRLFRVGIVSMIAITLHNFPEGVATFMSSYQNVKLGASIALAIAMHNIPEGIAVAMPIYYSTGKKFKALRYTLYSGLSEPLGAILAYFILKPFINEFLLGLIFSFVMGIMLYISFEELIPTSREYGYKTLSLYSIFLGICLMPLTHVFM from the coding sequence ATGGATAATAATGCATTGTTTGCATTAATGCTTTCTTTTTTAGCAGGAATATCTACGGTATTTGGAGCTGTTGTTGTACTTGTTTCAAAAAGAAAGAATGAAAAGGCTATTACAGCTGCATTAGGGTTTTCGGCAGGAGTTATGATTTGCGTATCATTTACAGATTTATTTCCTTATGCTGAAACAACTTTAATGAATTGTTATGGAAAGCTATATGGTGTATTGTTGACCATGTTTTATATGTTAACAGGCATGATATTTGCGATGCTAATTGATAAATTGATACCACATGAATCACATAAGATAAATACAACAGATAAGAAACATTCAAGATTATTTAGAGTAGGAATTGTATCTATGATTGCAATTACACTACATAATTTCCCAGAGGGAGTGGCAACATTTATGTCTAGTTATCAAAATGTAAAGTTAGGAGCATCGATAGCGTTGGCTATTGCAATGCATAATATACCAGAAGGAATAGCAGTAGCCATGCCTATATATTATTCAACAGGTAAAAAATTTAAAGCATTAAGATATACATTGTATTCAGGTCTATCAGAACCATTAGGTGCGATTTTAGCATATTTTATTTTAAAACCATTTATAAATGAATTTTTACTTGGATTAATATTTTCATTTGTTATGGGAATAATGCTTTATATATCTTTTGAAGAACTAATTCCTACATCGAGAGAGTATGGATATAAAACCTTATCTTTATATTCTATTTTTTTAGGAATATGTTTGATGCCGTTAACTCATGTATTTATGTAG
- a CDS encoding purine-nucleoside phosphorylase yields MENLYEKVEESVAYLKSKITKKPTIGIILGSGLGGLVDQFEDKEEILYSDIPNFPLVSVEGHKGSLLVGTIGDKTVLAMQGRFHYYEGYTMKEVTYPIFVMKLLGIEKIIVTNACGGINTDFNPGTLMIINDFINLTANNPLIGSNDERFGPRFPDMSEPYKHYLIDKAKGIADKKNISYKEGVYAHFTGPYYETAAEIRAYGRMGADAIGMSTVPETIVANYLGIDVLGIACITNMATGIQKGKHSHANVVDVANKASAALCDWVTDIVKEM; encoded by the coding sequence ATGGAAAACTTATATGAAAAAGTAGAAGAGTCAGTTGCTTACTTAAAAAGTAAAATAACCAAGAAACCTACAATAGGAATAATTTTAGGAAGTGGCTTAGGAGGTCTTGTTGATCAATTTGAAGATAAAGAAGAAATACTGTATAGTGACATTCCTAATTTTCCACTTGTTAGTGTAGAGGGGCATAAAGGAAGCCTTCTTGTTGGAACTATTGGAGATAAAACAGTTTTAGCAATGCAAGGTAGATTTCATTATTATGAAGGGTATACAATGAAGGAAGTAACATATCCAATCTTTGTTATGAAATTATTGGGGATTGAAAAAATCATAGTTACAAATGCATGTGGTGGAATTAATACAGATTTTAATCCAGGAACACTGATGATAATAAATGATTTTATTAACTTAACAGCGAATAATCCTTTAATAGGCAGTAATGATGAACGTTTTGGACCAAGATTCCCAGATATGTCAGAACCATATAAGCATTATTTAATAGACAAGGCAAAGGGAATTGCAGATAAGAAGAATATAAGCTACAAGGAAGGTGTTTATGCACACTTTACAGGTCCTTATTATGAAACTGCAGCAGAAATCAGAGCATATGGAAGAATGGGTGCAGATGCAATTGGAATGTCAACAGTTCCAGAAACAATTGTAGCAAACTATTTAGGTATAGATGTTTTAGGAATTGCATGTATAACTAATATGGCTACAGGAATTCAAAAAGGAAAGCATTCTCATGCTAATGTAGTGGATGTTGCTAATAAAGCTTCAGCAGCTTTGTGTGATTGGGTTACTGATATTGTAAAAGAAATGTAA
- a CDS encoding cobyrinate a,c-diamide synthase, translating to MKSIIIASNCSGGGKTTFTLGLMKAFKNRNLKVQGYKVGPDYIDPAFHREVTHVYSRNLDAFLMGEEGVKRSYLKGNGDVGVIEGVMGLYDGIGAGEKASTYDVSRILGNMPIVLVMSPKGQSSTLCAEINGLKDYRNANIVGVVLNSVSQKYYDLLKYAIEQNCNVKVLGYVPKEERISLSSRHLGLVQSSEVENVEEKIDICGKLIEEYINLDELISEMKEFNCEDKLKVCKEEFNLNNKNFKIGVALDRAFSFYYKDNLELLESLGEIIYFSPIKDKTLPENLDFLYIGGGYPEVFKEELENNILMRNSIKKALDNGLRCYAECGGLMYLTKEIDGSKMVGFFEGTSNMTKRLQRFGYCSVNINEKCFDRKLRINAHEFHKSHVDLRQEKVYKVEKTQYDGKTIEWECGYFKKNTLAGYAHVNFLGNIEILKALVDYN from the coding sequence ATGAAATCTATAATTATAGCTTCAAATTGCAGTGGAGGAGGAAAGACTACCTTTACTCTTGGACTTATGAAAGCATTTAAAAATAGAAATTTAAAGGTTCAAGGATATAAAGTGGGACCTGATTACATAGATCCAGCATTTCATAGAGAAGTAACGCATGTTTATTCTAGAAATCTTGATGCTTTTTTAATGGGAGAAGAAGGTGTTAAGAGAAGTTATCTTAAAGGAAATGGTGATGTAGGTGTAATTGAAGGTGTTATGGGACTGTATGATGGAATTGGGGCAGGAGAAAAAGCTTCAACATATGACGTTTCAAGAATCTTAGGGAATATGCCAATAGTTTTAGTAATGTCTCCTAAAGGTCAGAGTTCAACTTTATGTGCAGAAATTAATGGACTTAAGGATTATAGAAATGCTAACATTGTTGGAGTTGTTTTAAACTCAGTTAGTCAGAAATATTATGATTTGTTAAAATATGCGATTGAACAAAATTGCAATGTTAAGGTTCTTGGATATGTTCCCAAAGAAGAAAGAATAAGTTTAAGCAGTAGGCATTTAGGGCTTGTGCAGAGCAGTGAAGTTGAAAATGTTGAAGAAAAGATAGATATATGTGGGAAACTAATTGAAGAGTACATAAATTTAGATGAGCTTATAAGTGAAATGAAAGAGTTTAATTGTGAGGATAAGTTAAAAGTTTGCAAGGAAGAGTTTAACTTGAATAATAAAAATTTTAAAATTGGAGTAGCCTTAGATAGAGCATTTAGTTTTTATTATAAAGATAATTTAGAACTTTTAGAATCTTTGGGAGAAATAATTTATTTTAGTCCAATTAAGGATAAGACTTTACCAGAGAATTTAGATTTTTTATATATAGGTGGAGGATATCCAGAAGTATTTAAAGAGGAATTAGAAAATAATATTTTAATGCGAAATAGTATAAAAAAGGCTTTAGATAATGGATTAAGGTGCTATGCAGAATGTGGTGGACTAATGTATCTAACTAAAGAAATTGATGGATCAAAAATGGTTGGTTTCTTTGAAGGAACGAGCAATATGACAAAGAGATTGCAGAGATTTGGATATTGTAGTGTTAATATAAATGAAAAATGTTTTGATAGAAAATTAAGAATAAATGCTCATGAATTTCATAAATCACATGTAGACTTAAGACAAGAAAAAGTATATAAGGTAGAAAAAACGCAATATGATGGGAAAACAATTGAGTGGGAGTGCGGTTATTTTAAGAAAAATACATTAGCAGGATATGCTCATGTGAATTTCCTGGGAAATATTGAAATCTTAAAAGCATTAGTAGATTATAATTAA
- the cbiD gene encoding cobalt-precorrin-5B (C(1))-methyltransferase CbiD produces MFEMYVENEGKKLRCGYTTGSCSAGAAKAATILLFNKEENLSVIEIDTPKKINITMPIESVTREEDFVECTIIKFSGDDPDATSGIEIKAKVRKLKDDEDIIHLKDFNDPEGSDLISLKGGIGVGVVTKDGLFIQKGEPAINPVPRMMIRDEVMKVLPNGERVEVTISVPQGIEVSKKTFNPRLGIQGGISILGTTGIVYPMSEDALKASIKLEINQRALNSKRLILTFGNLGENYCKELGFKGEEIIICSNYIGFALECCISSKVKSVVIVGHIGKMSKIAYGCFNTHSRINGVRLEVLGLELALLGYDISLVEKVLEEKTCEGAVKLLGDGYYKLYENIGNKIVEKVKQYVYGELEVDAVMYYGASNPTLLWKSKDNFIDR; encoded by the coding sequence ATGTTTGAGATGTATGTTGAAAATGAAGGCAAAAAGTTAAGGTGTGGATATACAACTGGTTCGTGTAGTGCAGGAGCAGCTAAAGCAGCAACAATACTTTTGTTCAATAAAGAAGAGAACTTGAGCGTAATAGAAATAGATACTCCTAAGAAGATTAACATAACAATGCCAATAGAGTCTGTGACTAGGGAAGAGGATTTTGTTGAATGCACTATTATAAAATTTAGTGGTGATGATCCTGATGCTACAAGTGGGATTGAAATAAAAGCTAAGGTCCGTAAGTTAAAAGATGATGAGGATATAATACATCTTAAGGATTTTAATGATCCTGAAGGTTCGGATTTGATTTCACTTAAAGGTGGGATTGGAGTAGGTGTTGTAACTAAGGATGGACTTTTTATACAAAAAGGAGAACCAGCCATTAATCCGGTTCCAAGAATGATGATAAGAGATGAAGTAATGAAGGTTTTACCTAATGGAGAAAGAGTTGAAGTAACAATTTCAGTACCTCAGGGAATAGAAGTATCAAAAAAAACTTTTAATCCTAGATTAGGAATTCAAGGTGGGATTTCTATTCTGGGTACAACTGGAATAGTTTATCCAATGTCAGAAGATGCATTAAAAGCATCTATAAAATTGGAGATTAATCAAAGGGCATTAAATAGTAAAAGATTAATTTTAACCTTTGGAAATTTGGGAGAGAATTATTGCAAAGAGTTGGGCTTTAAGGGAGAGGAAATCATTATATGTTCAAATTATATTGGTTTTGCTTTAGAGTGTTGTATTTCGTCTAAGGTTAAATCAGTCGTTATAGTTGGACATATAGGGAAAATGAGCAAAATAGCTTATGGTTGTTTTAATACTCATAGCAGAATAAATGGAGTTAGACTTGAAGTATTAGGTTTAGAACTTGCATTACTTGGTTATGATATTTCTCTAGTTGAAAAAGTCCTTGAAGAAAAGACATGTGAAGGAGCGGTTAAGCTTTTAGGAGATGGATATTATAAGCTATATGAGAATATTGGAAACAAGATTGTTGAAAAAGTAAAACAATATGTTTACGGAGAACTCGAAGTAGATGCTGTGATGTATTATGGAGCCTCCAATCCAACACTTCTTTGGAAATCAAAAGATAACTTTATAGATAGATAA
- a CDS encoding precorrin-8X methylmutase: protein MDYLKNPMGIEARSFEIIGEEMGPHSFSEEELLIIKRTIHTTADFEYKDLVEISKDAIETGKNLLRNGAKIYTDTNMALNGINKMSLAKTNSSVICYVNEPEVHKEAKEKGITRSMAAVEKACTDNVDIFVFGNAPTALFRLKELIKEGKATPKLIIAVPVGFVGAAESKENMDELNIPYIRVKGRKGGSTVAASIINALMYMVVER, encoded by the coding sequence ATGGATTATTTAAAGAACCCTATGGGAATTGAAGCAAGAAGTTTTGAAATTATTGGTGAGGAAATGGGACCACACTCTTTTTCAGAAGAAGAGTTACTTATAATTAAAAGAACAATACATACTACAGCTGATTTTGAATATAAAGATTTAGTTGAAATAAGCAAAGATGCTATTGAAACTGGAAAGAATCTTTTAAGAAATGGTGCTAAAATATATACAGATACTAATATGGCCTTAAACGGAATAAATAAAATGTCATTAGCTAAGACAAATAGCAGCGTAATTTGTTATGTTAATGAGCCTGAGGTTCATAAGGAGGCTAAAGAAAAGGGAATAACTAGAAGCATGGCAGCAGTTGAAAAAGCTTGTACAGACAATGTGGATATATTTGTTTTTGGAAATGCACCAACAGCTCTTTTTAGACTCAAAGAATTGATAAAGGAAGGCAAAGCAACTCCAAAATTAATAATAGCAGTACCAGTTGGATTTGTTGGAGCAGCTGAAAGTAAGGAAAATATGGATGAACTTAATATACCTTATATAAGAGTTAAAGGAAGAAAAGGTGGAAGTACAGTTGCAGCATCAATAATCAATGCACTTATGTATATGGTTGTAGAAAGATAG
- a CDS encoding phage holin family protein: MDFTQYITQNALILIPALYILGMIIKNTERIPNKDIPLILLAAGIAGTVGIMGFNVQAIVQGILVTGASVYANQLFKQCNKKDE, encoded by the coding sequence ATGGATTTTACTCAATATATAACACAAAATGCTTTAATTTTGATTCCTGCTTTATATATACTCGGAATGATTATAAAAAATACAGAGAGAATACCAAATAAGGATATACCACTTATATTGTTAGCGGCAGGAATAGCAGGAACTGTTGGAATAATGGGATTTAATGTACAAGCTATAGTTCAAGGTATATTGGTTACAGGCGCGTCAGTATATGCTAATCAATTATTTAAGCAGTGTAATAAAAAGGATGAATAG
- a CDS encoding surface protein PspC, giving the protein MKNFKKLIASFVTLITFLAITPVAAHAEWRQSGNSWWYAEGSSYATGWTQIDAQWYYFDSNGYMKTGWLCDGGNWYYFYGDGTMAHDCYIGNYYLNSAGSWTTSVPSTSGSSSSNYSTYGTSSTNDQSQTVYVSNNGIYHSSPHAHGMKYYTAMSLTEAKEKGYKACKKC; this is encoded by the coding sequence ATGAAAAACTTTAAAAAACTTATTGCTAGTTTTGTTACATTAATAACATTTTTAGCAATTACTCCGGTAGCAGCACATGCAGAATGGAGACAATCAGGCAATAGTTGGTGGTATGCAGAAGGAAGTTCTTATGCTACAGGATGGACGCAAATTGATGCACAATGGTATTATTTTGATTCAAACGGTTATATGAAAACTGGCTGGTTATGTGATGGTGGAAATTGGTACTATTTTTATGGTGATGGTACTATGGCTCATGACTGTTATATAGGCAATTATTATTTAAACAGTGCAGGATCATGGACAACTAGTGTTCCAAGTACTAGTGGAAGTAGTAGTTCAAATTATAGTACTTATGGTACAAGTTCAACAAATGATCAAAGTCAAACAGTATATGTATCAAATAATGGAATATATCATTCAAGTCCACACGCACATGGAATGAAATATTATACTGCTATGTCATTAACTGAAGCTAAAGAAAAAGGATATAAAGCTTGTAAAAAATGTTAA
- a CDS encoding GGDEF domain-containing protein, translating into MNRDFKDIPTEYLAKIFDTVRIIDFKNNRVVIENVKNINSSVDKNCYSILCKDSICKNCIASRAYYENETVTKLENSNDKVFLVMATPITDGEEKYILETLKDISSSIIFDDQNLPQKEVLVDHMKRIDELVVKDELTDVYNRRYLNERLDIDIKSSIMNNFELSLVMIDVDYFKKINDRYHHIVGDYVLKEFVNVILNNIRSDYDWIARYGGEEFAIVFRNTDIKEATLYSERIRKAIENHNFKYDNINISVTASFGVSSISEEINNSGLLLQKADEQLYVAKRKGRNRVENA; encoded by the coding sequence ATGAATCGCGATTTCAAAGATATTCCAACGGAATATTTAGCAAAGATATTTGATACTGTGAGAATAATTGATTTTAAAAATAATAGAGTTGTAATAGAAAATGTAAAGAACATAAATTCATCTGTTGATAAAAATTGCTATAGCATTTTATGTAAAGATAGTATTTGTAAAAATTGTATAGCTTCTAGAGCATATTATGAAAATGAAACTGTTACAAAATTAGAAAATAGTAACGATAAAGTATTTTTGGTAATGGCAACTCCGATTACCGATGGAGAAGAAAAATATATCTTAGAAACTTTAAAAGATATAAGTAGTAGTATAATTTTTGATGACCAAAACCTTCCCCAAAAAGAAGTTTTAGTTGATCATATGAAAAGAATAGATGAATTAGTAGTTAAAGATGAATTGACAGATGTATATAATAGAAGATATTTAAATGAAAGATTAGATATAGATATAAAAAGCAGCATAATGAATAATTTCGAGTTATCACTGGTAATGATAGATGTTGATTACTTTAAAAAGATAAATGATAGATATCATCATATTGTTGGAGACTATGTATTAAAAGAATTTGTTAATGTAATTTTGAATAACATAAGATCAGATTATGATTGGATTGCAAGATATGGAGGAGAGGAGTTTGCTATAGTATTCAGAAATACTGATATTAAAGAAGCAACTTTATATTCAGAAAGAATTAGAAAAGCTATAGAGAATCATAATTTTAAATATGATAATATAAATATAAGTGTAACAGCAAGTTTTGGGGTTAGTAGCATATCAGAAGAAATAAATAATAGTGGTTTGCTTTTGCAGAAAGCAGATGAACAATTATATGTGGCAAAGAGAAAAGGAAGAAACAGAGTAGAAAATGCTTAG
- a CDS encoding alpha-L-arabinofuranosidase C-terminal domain-containing protein — protein MKKKYLSILIATFFSITTVLGYCGASASEIGGDDAYTLNVNTDQKLFDVSDVLTGLFFEDINHGADGGLYAELVENRSFEYEKSLDSWKIEKSNTTGPAVEIREESTTDSQVKVCSDNPLNSNNPNYVELNSKDKNETLKLVNDGYKGITVKEGDKYDFSFWARSTEKRNKVTVQIEDEDGNVISEAKTVDKIGNEWKKYEGHLRAEKSTSNAKFAVSVKGEEKIDLDMISLFPQDTWKNRKYGLREDLVKRISDLKPKFLRFPGGCVIEGANKEGMYNWKDTIGNVEERKEIRNVWGYDQSYGLGFYEYFQLCEDIGAVPVPVLNCGMTCQFRGPKSGVSTYMADVGGDLDSYIQDAVDLVEYANGDESTTWGKKRVEAGHKKPFNLKYLAIGNEQWGNEYHKRFEAFQKVLNEKCPGITLISTSGPSADGSQFDDAWKWINEKAKNTMVDEHYYMNPDWFLKNTDRYSKYDRNGPKVFVGEYASKSNTLKSALAEGAYLTGLEENSDIVKMASYAPLFAKNDDYQWSTNMIWFNGKTNYATPNYYVQKLFSTNLGTQMLKQELVKPKISEGNNIKGGIILGSWNTKVQYDNVKVTNNDTGKEIFTDNFDSDNSEWNKVKGNWTVKDGKLILDEISEDCRVQTNSTDWSNYTLELNAKKTGGNEGFLVGFGAKDTSNYYWLNVGGWNNTKTVIEKAVDGEKSTISTADSAYGKVNTGEEYKIKIVVSGNKISCYINGQLTNEVTEQGRDSDVYTSTSYDSKTNDLIVKVVNVAGEDKKVKININGNQDVQSKATVQYVTGEDESVKNSFENPDKVSIKTKNLNHVSKSFDYNADKYSVSVIRLKLK, from the coding sequence ATGAAAAAAAAGTATCTATCAATTCTTATTGCAACTTTTTTTAGTATTACTACTGTATTAGGTTATTGTGGTGCGTCAGCAAGTGAAATCGGAGGTGATGATGCATATACTTTAAATGTAAATACAGACCAAAAATTGTTTGATGTAAGTGATGTATTGACAGGATTATTTTTTGAAGATATTAATCATGGTGCGGATGGAGGGCTGTATGCTGAGCTAGTTGAAAACCGCTCATTTGAATATGAGAAATCCTTAGATTCTTGGAAAATAGAAAAAAGCAATACAACTGGTCCAGCTGTTGAGATTAGGGAAGAGAGCACTACTGATTCACAAGTAAAAGTATGTAGTGATAATCCTTTAAATAGCAACAATCCAAATTATGTTGAATTAAATAGTAAAGATAAAAATGAAACATTAAAGTTAGTGAATGATGGATATAAAGGCATAACTGTTAAAGAAGGCGATAAGTATGATTTTTCATTTTGGGCACGTAGTACAGAAAAAAGAAACAAAGTAACAGTGCAAATAGAAGATGAGGATGGGAATGTTATTTCAGAAGCTAAAACAGTAGATAAAATCGGAAATGAGTGGAAAAAGTATGAAGGTCATTTAAGAGCTGAAAAGAGTACTTCTAATGCTAAGTTTGCAGTATCTGTAAAAGGTGAGGAAAAAATAGATTTAGATATGATTTCCTTATTTCCACAAGATACTTGGAAAAACAGAAAATATGGTTTAAGAGAGGACTTAGTAAAAAGGATTTCAGATTTAAAACCAAAATTTTTAAGATTTCCGGGTGGATGTGTTATTGAAGGTGCTAATAAAGAAGGAATGTATAACTGGAAAGATACTATAGGAAATGTGGAAGAAAGAAAAGAAATTAGGAACGTATGGGGATATGATCAATCTTATGGACTTGGATTTTATGAATATTTTCAATTATGTGAGGATATTGGAGCGGTTCCAGTACCAGTTTTAAATTGTGGAATGACTTGCCAATTTAGAGGCCCCAAAAGTGGAGTATCAACTTATATGGCAGATGTTGGAGGAGACCTTGATTCATATATTCAAGATGCAGTTGATTTAGTTGAATATGCGAATGGTGATGAATCTACTACTTGGGGGAAGAAGAGAGTAGAGGCGGGACATAAGAAGCCATTTAACTTAAAATATTTAGCTATAGGTAATGAACAATGGGGAAATGAGTATCATAAAAGATTTGAAGCGTTCCAGAAAGTTTTAAATGAAAAGTGTCCAGGCATAACATTAATATCAACATCAGGTCCATCTGCTGATGGCTCTCAGTTTGATGATGCTTGGAAATGGATAAATGAAAAGGCAAAAAATACAATGGTAGATGAACATTATTATATGAATCCAGACTGGTTTTTAAAGAATACTGATAGATATAGTAAATATGATAGAAATGGACCTAAAGTATTTGTTGGTGAATATGCATCAAAAAGTAATACTTTAAAATCAGCATTAGCAGAAGGTGCTTATTTAACAGGTCTTGAGGAAAATTCAGATATAGTAAAAATGGCGTCTTATGCACCTCTATTTGCTAAGAATGATGATTACCAATGGTCTACTAATATGATTTGGTTTAACGGTAAGACTAATTATGCAACTCCAAATTATTATGTTCAAAAGCTGTTTAGTACTAATTTAGGAACACAAATGCTTAAACAAGAACTTGTTAAACCAAAGATATCAGAAGGCAATAATATTAAAGGCGGAATAATCCTTGGTAGCTGGAATACTAAAGTTCAATATGACAATGTAAAGGTAACTAACAATGATACAGGAAAAGAGATATTTACTGATAACTTTGATAGTGACAATAGTGAATGGAATAAAGTAAAGGGAAATTGGACTGTTAAAGATGGAAAACTTATATTAGATGAAATTAGTGAGGACTGCAGAGTACAAACGAATAGTACTGATTGGAGTAATTATACTTTAGAGTTAAATGCTAAGAAAACTGGCGGTAATGAAGGTTTCTTAGTTGGATTTGGAGCAAAGGATACTTCAAATTATTATTGGCTTAATGTAGGTGGTTGGAATAATACCAAAACTGTAATAGAAAAAGCAGTAGATGGTGAAAAATCAACTATAAGTACTGCTGATTCAGCTTATGGAAAAGTAAATACTGGTGAAGAATATAAGATAAAGATAGTTGTTAGCGGAAATAAGATTAGCTGCTATATAAATGGACAATTAACTAATGAAGTAACAGAACAAGGTAGAGATAGTGATGTATATACATCTACTAGCTATGATTCAAAGACAAATGATTTAATAGTTAAAGTTGTAAATGTAGCTGGAGAAGATAAGAAGGTTAAAATAAACATTAATGGGAATCAAGATGTACAATCAAAGGCAACAGTACAATATGTAACTGGTGAAGATGAAAGTGTTAAAAATTCATTTGAAAATCCAGATAAAGTTTCTATTAAGACTAAAAATTTAAACCATGTTTCAAAGAGTTTTGATTATAATGCTGATAAATATTCAGTATCTGTAATAAGACTTAAATTAAAATAA
- a CDS encoding sirohydrochlorin cobaltochelatase, whose product MKKAILVVSFGTSHLDALKSSIDKIENRIKDEFKGYDVFRAFTAHMIIKKLKVTHDMVIFTPEEALEDLKNKGYEEVVVQPLHIIPGEEFDYIKGIVRRYNKNFESIKLGRPIFFYQGMDELPKDYSLFIESIKDVLNNEESVVLFGHGTAHSGNAVYGMLQTVLEDEGYDNVFVATVEGYPTIQSCLNRMKKKGVTKTKLVPLLLVAGDHAKNDMASDEEDSLKSVLQRNDIEVKLHIHGLGEIDSFGDLYITRIYDTIEDRYLNAGKTKKLRKH is encoded by the coding sequence ATGAAGAAGGCAATATTAGTAGTTAGTTTTGGAACGAGTCATTTAGATGCGTTAAAAAGTTCAATAGATAAAATTGAAAATAGAATTAAAGATGAGTTTAAAGGATATGATGTATTTAGAGCGTTCACAGCTCACATGATTATAAAAAAATTAAAAGTTACACACGATATGGTGATTTTTACACCTGAAGAAGCATTAGAAGATTTAAAAAATAAAGGTTATGAAGAAGTTGTGGTTCAGCCTTTACATATAATTCCTGGTGAAGAGTTTGACTATATAAAAGGAATAGTTAGAAGATATAATAAGAACTTTGAATCAATTAAATTAGGTCGTCCCATATTTTTTTATCAAGGAATGGATGAGCTGCCAAAAGATTATTCGTTATTTATAGAAAGTATTAAAGATGTATTAAATAATGAAGAAAGTGTAGTATTATTTGGTCATGGTACAGCACATAGTGGAAATGCAGTATATGGCATGCTACAAACTGTTTTAGAAGATGAAGGTTATGATAATGTTTTTGTAGCAACTGTAGAAGGATATCCTACTATTCAAAGCTGCTTAAATAGAATGAAGAAGAAGGGCGTAACTAAAACTAAATTAGTTCCATTATTACTTGTAGCAGGAGATCATGCTAAAAATGACATGGCATCAGATGAAGAAGATTCCTTAAAGAGTGTGTTACAAAGAAACGATATTGAAGTTAAATTACATATTCATGGACTTGGAGAAATAGATAGCTTTGGAGATCTTTATATAACTAGAATTTATGATACTATTGAAGATAGATATTTAAATGCAGGAAAAACAAAAAAGTTAAGAAAACATTAA